A stretch of the Sphingosinithalassobacter tenebrarum genome encodes the following:
- a CDS encoding ABC transporter ATP-binding protein: protein MSEPAISATGLVKKFGGKRVVDGVSVSVPKGLIYGVLGPNGAGKTTTLRMLLGIIEPDEGERTLLGHDRPRDASDDVGYLPEERGLYPSMRAKDAIAFMGALRGLDWKTGRKRAEELMAEAGLGHAADEKIRKLSKGMAQFVQLLGSTVHRPELLVLDEPFSGLDPVNQERLEKLIVGERDRGATILFSTHVMAHAERLCDRLAIVAKGKVRFEGTPDDARATLPQQARYTPHFADDGIAALLPPDAERFNGSWRFTVPETGIETLLVTLIDAGYGISGLSIERPSLHDAFVRIVGEEALEDMA from the coding sequence TTGAGCGAACCGGCAATATCGGCGACGGGACTGGTCAAGAAGTTCGGCGGCAAGCGCGTGGTCGATGGCGTGTCGGTATCGGTGCCCAAGGGTCTGATCTACGGCGTGCTCGGGCCCAATGGCGCGGGCAAGACGACGACGCTGCGCATGCTGCTCGGCATCATCGAACCCGACGAAGGCGAGCGCACGCTGCTCGGCCATGATCGCCCGCGCGACGCCAGCGACGATGTCGGCTATCTGCCCGAAGAGCGCGGCCTTTATCCCAGCATGCGCGCCAAGGACGCGATCGCGTTCATGGGCGCGCTGCGCGGGCTCGACTGGAAAACCGGGCGCAAGCGCGCCGAGGAACTGATGGCCGAAGCGGGCCTGGGCCATGCCGCCGACGAGAAGATACGGAAACTGTCCAAGGGGATGGCCCAATTCGTCCAGTTGCTCGGATCCACCGTGCACCGCCCCGAATTGCTGGTGCTCGACGAACCCTTTTCGGGCCTCGACCCGGTCAATCAGGAACGGCTCGAAAAGCTGATCGTCGGCGAACGCGATCGCGGCGCGACCATTCTCTTTTCCACGCATGTCATGGCGCATGCCGAACGGCTGTGCGATCGGCTCGCCATCGTCGCCAAGGGCAAGGTGCGCTTTGAAGGCACGCCTGACGATGCGCGCGCGACTCTGCCGCAACAGGCCCGTTACACGCCGCATTTCGCCGATGACGGGATCGCCGCGCTGCTCCCGCCCGACGCCGAACGCTTCAACGGCAGTTGGCGCTTCACCGTGCCCGAAACGGGCATCGAGACGCTGCTCGTCACACTGATCGACGCGGGATACGGGATATCGGGGCTGTCGATCGAACGGCCGAGCCTGCACGACGCATTCGTCCGAATCGTCGGCGAGGAAGCGCTGGAGGATATGGCATGA
- a CDS encoding ABC transporter permease, translating to MTRLRKNVRQALTVARRDFVATVATPTFLIFLLAPLFMIGFGAIGGLGATMVDQSTASHLRIVALAPPEQAQALSAADARLRDLFPKSNDDRPGELMVMAPQDDLEKQARDLFDTSDAEVTAVLYGPLEQPIVLYTAKTSARYLAQVAETALRDMRLGTDAPSVSATLEPVTRTEATMSGKGQIAFLGAFGLFLLTLMLSSQAIGTMAEERSNKVIEILAAAVPLESVFFGKLLGSFGVSLLFLGFWATLGINAVAFAPPEVARVFSDMGVAVGFPAYPLLFFAYFMLSFMLMSALLLGIGAQASTQRELQMMSLPITIGNMAMLGLASAAVSDPDGSIAMIAAIIPFSSPLAMIARAAQSPEIWPHLIALAWQLLWVVVIISLAARWFRRGVLQSAGPKRKRKRAAQANAPAS from the coding sequence ATGACCCGGCTGCGCAAGAATGTCCGCCAGGCGCTGACCGTCGCACGCCGCGACTTCGTGGCGACTGTCGCGACGCCCACTTTCCTGATCTTCCTGCTCGCGCCCTTGTTCATGATCGGCTTCGGCGCCATCGGCGGTCTCGGCGCGACGATGGTCGATCAGAGTACGGCGAGCCATTTGCGGATCGTAGCGCTCGCCCCTCCCGAACAGGCGCAGGCACTGTCCGCCGCCGATGCGCGGCTGCGCGACCTGTTCCCCAAGAGCAACGACGACCGGCCGGGCGAGCTGATGGTGATGGCCCCGCAGGACGATCTGGAAAAGCAGGCGCGCGACCTGTTTGACACAAGCGATGCCGAAGTGACCGCAGTGCTCTACGGCCCGCTCGAACAGCCGATCGTGCTGTACACCGCCAAGACATCGGCCCGCTATCTGGCACAAGTCGCCGAAACGGCGCTGCGCGACATGCGCCTCGGAACGGATGCGCCGAGCGTCTCAGCGACGCTCGAGCCGGTGACGCGCACCGAAGCGACAATGAGCGGCAAGGGACAGATCGCGTTTCTCGGGGCGTTCGGCCTGTTCCTCCTGACGCTGATGCTGTCGAGCCAGGCGATCGGGACGATGGCCGAGGAGCGGTCGAACAAGGTGATCGAGATCCTTGCCGCCGCGGTACCGCTCGAATCGGTGTTCTTCGGCAAGCTGCTGGGCAGTTTCGGCGTATCGCTGCTGTTTCTCGGCTTCTGGGCGACTCTCGGTATCAACGCCGTCGCATTCGCCCCGCCCGAAGTGGCACGCGTGTTTTCGGACATGGGCGTCGCGGTTGGGTTTCCCGCCTATCCGCTGCTGTTCTTCGCCTATTTCATGTTGTCGTTCATGCTGATGAGCGCGTTGCTGCTCGGCATCGGCGCGCAGGCTTCGACGCAGCGCGAGCTGCAGATGATGTCGCTTCCGATCACGATCGGCAACATGGCGATGCTGGGCCTCGCCTCTGCCGCAGTATCGGATCCCGACGGCAGTATCGCGATGATCGCCGCGATCATTCCGTTCAGTTCGCCGCTGGCGATGATCGCCCGTGCGGCGCAATCGCCCGAAATCTGGCCGCATCTGATCGCGCTGGCGTGGCAGCTCCTCTGGGTGGTGGTGATCATCTCGCTCGCCGCGCGCTGGTTCCGGCGCGGGGTGCTGCAATCGGCCGGGCCGAAGCGGAAGAGGAAACGGGCGGCGCAGGCCAACGCGCCGGCTTCGTAA
- the msrB gene encoding peptide-methionine (R)-S-oxide reductase MsrB: protein MTLPEQNRRAFLASAGAGAFVATLGCSPGESRADAQDFELSLSEAEWRRRLSPAEFRILREAGTERPYTSPLLNEKRNGTFVCAGCALPLFPSRTKYESGTGWPSFWQPLDNAVVTRADRSLGMARTEALCRRCGGHLGHVFKDGPRPTGERWCMNGVALDFRPA from the coding sequence ATGACCCTTCCCGAGCAGAATCGCCGCGCCTTTCTGGCGAGCGCCGGCGCCGGAGCATTCGTCGCCACGCTGGGCTGTTCCCCGGGCGAAAGCCGTGCCGACGCGCAGGACTTCGAACTCAGCCTGTCGGAAGCCGAATGGCGGCGCCGTCTGTCTCCCGCCGAATTCCGCATCCTGCGCGAAGCAGGCACCGAGCGCCCCTATACGAGCCCGCTACTGAACGAAAAGCGCAACGGCACGTTCGTCTGCGCCGGATGCGCGCTGCCGCTGTTTCCCTCACGCACCAAATATGAAAGCGGCACCGGCTGGCCGAGCTTCTGGCAGCCGCTCGACAATGCCGTGGTTACCCGTGCCGATCGCAGCCTGGGGATGGCGCGCACCGAAGCGCTGTGCCGGCGCTGCGGCGGACATCTGGGCCATGTGTTCAAGGACGGGCCCCGGCCGACCGGGGAACGCTGGTGCATGAACGGCGTGGCGCTGGACTTCCGCCCCGCCTGA
- a CDS encoding CHAP domain-containing protein: protein MKIRGLAARFALVAACCLTIVMPAQAKFWQCVTFARSVSGIEIYGNARTWWGQAAGRYDRGNTPEIGSVMSFRPIPRMPLGHVAMVSRIVSDREVLLTHANWSRRGGVERDVRAIDVSPDNDWSQVRVWYAPIQALGGTTYPVNGFIYPESPEAPEWPELFAGNEGLDLLAAALRTAG, encoded by the coding sequence ATGAAAATTCGCGGACTTGCAGCGCGCTTTGCGCTGGTGGCGGCGTGTTGCCTGACCATTGTGATGCCTGCCCAGGCCAAGTTCTGGCAGTGCGTCACGTTTGCCCGTTCGGTTTCGGGCATCGAAATCTACGGCAATGCCCGCACCTGGTGGGGGCAGGCGGCCGGGCGCTATGATCGCGGCAATACGCCCGAAATCGGCTCGGTCATGTCCTTCCGCCCGATCCCGCGCATGCCGCTCGGCCATGTCGCGATGGTCTCGCGTATCGTCAGCGATCGCGAAGTGCTGCTTACCCATGCCAACTGGTCGCGCCGCGGCGGCGTCGAGCGGGACGTGCGCGCGATCGATGTGTCGCCGGACAATGACTGGAGCCAGGTGCGTGTCTGGTATGCGCCGATCCAGGCGCTGGGCGGCACCACCTATCCGGTCAACGGCTTCATCTATCCCGAATCGCCCGAGGCACCCGAATGGCCCGAACTGTTCGCGGGGAATGAAGGCCTTGACCTGCTGGCCGCGGCACTGCGCACGGCCGGCTGA
- a CDS encoding extensin-like domain-containing protein, with the protein MSRVRSILKGVVTLVVIGALALAGYGWLRERPQDLPWTQLDLADPIGMFTGSKLAGLTDDFDQCRALLDRAGVGYDAADAVSRPDQPQCGYSDGIELSGGDEGLDLSPGGLETACPVAAALMKWKWDVLQPAARRHFDSRVAQVIHLGSYSCRRLYGRESGGWSEHATADAVDISGFRLEDGTRISVLEDWDGEGARAAFLRDVRDGACKLYATVLSPEYNAQHRDHFHFDQAERGASGRRMCG; encoded by the coding sequence GTGAGCCGGGTACGCTCCATCCTGAAGGGAGTCGTGACTCTGGTGGTGATCGGTGCGCTCGCACTGGCGGGCTATGGCTGGCTGCGCGAGCGGCCGCAGGACCTGCCCTGGACGCAGCTCGACCTCGCCGATCCGATCGGGATGTTCACCGGCAGCAAGCTGGCCGGGCTGACCGACGATTTCGACCAGTGCCGCGCGCTGCTCGATCGCGCGGGCGTCGGCTATGACGCCGCCGATGCCGTTTCGCGGCCGGATCAGCCGCAATGCGGCTATTCCGACGGTATCGAACTCTCCGGTGGCGACGAGGGCCTCGATCTGTCCCCCGGCGGGCTGGAAACCGCCTGTCCCGTCGCGGCGGCGCTGATGAAATGGAAATGGGATGTGTTGCAGCCTGCCGCTCGGCGCCATTTCGACAGCCGCGTCGCGCAGGTCATCCATCTGGGAAGCTATAGCTGCCGCCGGCTCTATGGTCGCGAAAGCGGCGGATGGAGCGAACATGCCACCGCCGACGCCGTCGATATTTCAGGCTTTCGGCTGGAGGACGGCACGCGGATTTCGGTGCTGGAGGACTGGGACGGGGAAGGCGCCAGGGCGGCGTTCCTTCGCGACGTGCGCGATGGCGCGTGCAAGCTGTATGCGACGGTGCTGTCGCCCGAATACAATGCCCAGCACCGCGATCATTTTCACTTCGACCAGGCCGAGCGCGGCGCATCGGGCCGGCGCATGTGCGGCTGA
- a CDS encoding NUDIX hydrolase, which produces MSPIRIVPAATLVLMRERVQGPPELLMVERAAAMSFAGGALVFPGGRIDPGDHALAARLGDTSEDAAARVAAIRETLEETGLAIGMRVDSGAVPQIRAALHDGTPFGEALDMADARLDAHALLPFARWCPDHSARVFDTRFYLARADAGLPDPDPDGSESTRAFWRSAHDVIAAAEAGEASVIYPTRRNLERLARFGGYEEAAAHAIGHPVRTITPWIETREDGDHLCIPDDLGYPVTSELLSRAKRAS; this is translated from the coding sequence ATGAGTCCGATCCGCATCGTTCCCGCCGCCACGCTCGTTCTGATGCGCGAGCGCGTGCAGGGGCCTCCCGAACTGCTGATGGTCGAGCGCGCTGCGGCGATGTCGTTCGCGGGCGGAGCGCTGGTTTTCCCCGGCGGACGGATCGATCCGGGCGATCATGCGCTTGCTGCCAGGTTGGGCGACACATCCGAAGACGCCGCGGCACGCGTCGCGGCGATTCGCGAAACGCTGGAGGAGACGGGCTTGGCGATCGGTATGCGGGTTGATTCCGGGGCAGTACCGCAAATCCGCGCGGCGCTGCATGACGGCACGCCGTTCGGCGAGGCGCTCGATATGGCCGATGCGCGGCTGGATGCCCATGCGCTGCTACCCTTTGCGCGCTGGTGCCCCGATCACAGCGCGCGCGTGTTCGATACGCGATTCTATCTTGCACGGGCGGATGCCGGCCTGCCCGATCCCGATCCCGACGGCAGCGAAAGCACGCGCGCCTTCTGGCGCTCGGCGCATGACGTGATTGCGGCGGCCGAAGCCGGAGAGGCGTCGGTCATCTATCCCACGCGGCGCAATCTGGAGCGGCTGGCGCGCTTCGGCGGCTATGAAGAGGCCGCTGCCCATGCGATCGGTCATCCGGTGCGCACGATCACGCCGTGGATCGAAACGCGCGAGGACGGCGATCATCTCTGCATCCCCGACGATCTTGGCTATCCGGTGACCTCCGAGCTGCTCAGCCGGGCGAAACGGGCTTCGTGA
- a CDS encoding MgtC/SapB family protein, protein MNGPLPEYGIGELALRLGIATLLGALLGFNRERTGHSAGIRTHGMVSLSSAMITLIALMMFAQLRGDAAQPDPLRVVQGLAQAIGFIAAGLIFVRGGDVRNLTTAANIWLATSIGIACGAGYWQLVAVAFTLGLLLLVVVKIVKRRIPGLDGEEG, encoded by the coding sequence ATGAACGGACCGCTCCCCGAATACGGCATCGGCGAGCTCGCGCTGCGGCTGGGCATCGCGACGCTGCTCGGTGCGCTGCTCGGCTTCAATCGCGAACGCACCGGCCATTCGGCGGGAATCCGCACGCACGGCATGGTCTCGCTCAGTTCGGCGATGATCACGCTGATCGCGTTGATGATGTTCGCGCAATTGCGCGGCGATGCCGCCCAGCCGGACCCGCTGCGCGTGGTGCAGGGACTGGCCCAGGCGATCGGCTTCATCGCCGCGGGGCTTATCTTCGTGCGCGGCGGCGACGTGCGCAACCTGACGACAGCAGCGAATATCTGGCTGGCGACGTCGATCGGCATCGCGTGCGGCGCAGGCTATTGGCAACTGGTGGCGGTTGCCTTCACGCTGGGGCTGCTGCTGCTCGTCGTCGTCAAGATCGTCAAGCGCCGGATCCCCGGCCTCGACGGCGAAGAGGGGTGA
- a CDS encoding TIGR02300 family protein, translating into MVKPEWGTKRTCPKCATRFYDLQKDDPVTCIECGYAWEPEPVLKSKQPLPFEANKQETEKKEKSDSDLGDEDLDISDDDEESPDDEVDLGGDDDLGVKASEEDDEN; encoded by the coding sequence ATGGTGAAGCCGGAATGGGGCACGAAGCGTACGTGTCCGAAATGCGCGACGCGCTTTTACGATCTGCAGAAGGATGACCCGGTAACCTGCATCGAATGCGGTTACGCCTGGGAGCCCGAGCCGGTCCTCAAGTCGAAGCAGCCGCTTCCGTTCGAAGCGAACAAGCAGGAAACGGAAAAGAAGGAAAAGAGCGATTCGGATCTCGGTGACGAGGATCTGGACATCAGCGACGACGACGAGGAGTCGCCCGACGACGAAGTCGATCTGGGCGGTGACGACGATCTTGGGGTCAAGGCCTCCGAGGAAGACGACGAAAACTGA
- the aroA gene encoding 3-phosphoshikimate 1-carboxyvinyltransferase, with product MTSTAPRPLALSAAGPLRGTVRVPGDKSISHRALMFAGLAVGESRITGLLEGEDVLATAAAMRAMGAQVERGEDGVWRVHGVGVGGLLQPRTALDMGNSGTSTRLLMGLIASHPITVTFTGDASLSSRPMGRVIDPLTEMGAEFTASPGGRLPLTMRGICPAVPIAYRLPVASAQVKSAVLLAGLNTPGITRVIEPVPTRDHSERMLRGFGAELTVEETAEGRVISITGEAELTPQQIEVPGDPSSAAFWIVAASIVPGSELTIANVGLNPTRAGLVQVLRMMGADITEAQPRIVGGEPVADLIVRHAPLSGIEVPPELAPSMIDEYPILFVAAALAQGRTVARGAEELRVKESDRIAVMAAALEAAGAHVEEVADGLIIDGSGGDPLPGGGTIASRLDHRIAMSMSVAGLACSRPLTIDDVSPVATSYPNFYETLDAVRR from the coding sequence ATGACCTCAACAGCCCCCCGCCCGCTTGCCCTTTCCGCCGCCGGACCGCTGCGCGGCACCGTGCGCGTACCCGGCGACAAATCGATCAGCCATCGCGCGCTGATGTTCGCGGGGCTCGCCGTCGGCGAAAGCCGGATTACCGGCCTGCTGGAGGGCGAAGACGTGCTCGCCACCGCCGCCGCAATGCGCGCGATGGGCGCGCAGGTCGAACGCGGCGAGGACGGGGTGTGGCGCGTCCACGGCGTCGGCGTCGGCGGACTGCTCCAGCCGCGTACCGCACTCGACATGGGCAATTCGGGCACGTCGACACGGCTTTTGATGGGCTTGATCGCCAGCCATCCGATCACCGTCACCTTCACCGGAGACGCATCGCTTTCCAGCCGCCCGATGGGCCGCGTGATCGATCCGCTGACGGAAATGGGCGCCGAATTCACGGCGTCGCCCGGAGGACGCCTGCCGCTCACCATGCGCGGCATCTGCCCCGCCGTGCCGATCGCATATCGCCTGCCGGTCGCTTCGGCGCAGGTGAAGTCGGCCGTACTGCTTGCCGGGCTCAACACGCCGGGCATCACGCGCGTGATCGAACCGGTTCCGACACGCGATCACAGCGAACGGATGCTGCGGGGATTCGGTGCCGAGCTGACCGTCGAGGAAACCGCGGAAGGTCGCGTTATTTCGATCACCGGCGAGGCCGAACTGACTCCGCAGCAGATCGAAGTGCCCGGCGATCCTTCGAGCGCCGCCTTCTGGATTGTGGCAGCGTCGATCGTACCGGGATCGGAGCTGACCATCGCCAATGTCGGCCTCAATCCCACCCGCGCGGGGCTGGTGCAGGTGCTGCGGATGATGGGCGCCGACATCACCGAGGCGCAGCCGCGCATCGTCGGCGGCGAGCCCGTCGCGGATCTGATCGTCCGCCATGCGCCGCTTTCGGGAATCGAGGTTCCACCCGAGCTCGCGCCGAGCATGATCGACGAATATCCGATCCTGTTCGTCGCCGCCGCGCTGGCGCAGGGCCGCACCGTGGCACGCGGCGCCGAGGAACTGCGCGTCAAGGAATCGGATCGGATCGCCGTCATGGCCGCCGCGCTGGAAGCCGCCGGCGCGCATGTCGAGGAAGTCGCCGACGGGCTGATCATCGACGGCAGCGGCGGCGATCCCCTGCCCGGCGGGGGCACGATCGCATCGCGGCTCGACCATCGTATCGCGATGAGCATGTCGGTCGCCGGGCTGGCATGCAGCCGGCCGCTGACCATCGACGATGTGTCGCCCGTCGCGACAAGCTACCCGAATTTCTACGAAACCCTTGACGCGGTGCGCCGCTAG
- a CDS encoding (d)CMP kinase, with protein MIIAVDGPAASGKGTIARALARHYGLPHLDTGLIYRAVGASVLREEGDPASEGDALAGCSFDDFLLEDPWLKSEEVGKAASIVSAHPLVRKALLLRQKKFAAQPGGAVLDGRDIGTVIAPEAEVKLYVKATPMIRAQRRQLEQRKGGVFESLDKVLADIRARDERDTKRAEAPLRPADDAVTLDTSFLSIEAAVQKAVGIVEAAKAKATAESE; from the coding sequence ATGATTATCGCAGTCGACGGACCGGCCGCTTCCGGTAAGGGCACCATCGCCCGGGCACTCGCGCGCCATTACGGGCTGCCGCATCTCGATACCGGCCTGATCTATCGCGCGGTGGGTGCGAGCGTACTTCGCGAGGAAGGCGACCCGGCAAGCGAGGGCGATGCCCTTGCCGGGTGCAGCTTCGATGATTTCCTGCTCGAGGATCCCTGGCTGAAAAGCGAGGAAGTCGGCAAGGCCGCCTCGATCGTCTCCGCCCATCCGCTGGTGCGCAAGGCGCTGCTGCTGCGGCAGAAGAAGTTCGCGGCCCAGCCGGGCGGGGCAGTGCTCGACGGACGCGACATCGGCACGGTGATCGCGCCGGAAGCCGAAGTGAAGCTCTACGTCAAGGCAACTCCGATGATCCGCGCCCAGCGCCGCCAGCTCGAACAGCGCAAGGGCGGCGTGTTCGAAAGCCTCGACAAGGTGCTCGCCGACATCCGCGCGCGCGATGAGCGCGACACCAAACGCGCCGAAGCGCCGCTGCGGCCCGCCGATGACGCGGTCACACTGGACACCAGTTTCCTGTCGATCGAAGCGGCGGTGCAGAAGGCCGTGGGGATCGTCGAGGCAGCAAAGGCGAAGGCTACGGCCGAAAGCGAGTGA
- a CDS encoding NAD(P)-dependent alcohol dehydrogenase: MKAVRFIEGGKPPEVVDIARPEPGPGEILLKIGGAGVCHSDLHVLDGAVPFKGPFTLGHENAGWIEALGQGVEGWQEGDPVAVYGPWGCGQCHHCQTSAENYCERHASIPTMGGGLGSDGGMADYMIVPDSRLLVPLKGLDPSDVAPLSDAALTPYHAIKAAMPQLTPDATVLVIGVGGLGHMAVQILKATTGARIIAADIDAGKLDHARKLGADITIDSSDKTAADEIRDLVGGRGVAVALDFVGAQPTIDLAASVVGRDSRLSVVGLAGGVVKYSADNTPYGTQVTIPYWGTRAELMEVIALAESGRIKAQVEKHALADAPEVYDRLREGKVNGRAVLVP; this comes from the coding sequence ATGAAAGCCGTCCGGTTCATCGAAGGGGGCAAGCCGCCCGAAGTCGTGGATATCGCCAGGCCAGAGCCGGGCCCGGGCGAGATTCTGCTGAAAATCGGCGGCGCGGGCGTATGCCATTCGGACCTCCACGTTCTGGACGGCGCAGTGCCGTTCAAGGGCCCCTTCACGCTGGGTCATGAAAATGCCGGCTGGATCGAAGCGCTGGGCCAGGGCGTCGAAGGATGGCAGGAAGGCGATCCGGTCGCCGTCTATGGCCCCTGGGGCTGCGGCCAGTGCCATCACTGCCAGACATCGGCGGAAAATTACTGCGAGCGGCATGCCAGCATCCCGACGATGGGCGGGGGCCTGGGCAGCGACGGCGGGATGGCCGATTATATGATCGTGCCCGATTCGCGCCTGCTGGTGCCGTTGAAGGGGCTCGACCCGTCCGATGTCGCGCCGCTCAGCGACGCGGCACTCACGCCCTATCATGCGATCAAGGCGGCGATGCCGCAACTGACGCCCGATGCCACCGTGCTGGTGATCGGCGTTGGCGGGCTGGGCCATATGGCGGTGCAGATTCTCAAGGCGACCACGGGCGCGCGGATCATCGCCGCCGATATCGACGCCGGAAAGCTGGACCATGCCAGGAAGCTGGGCGCCGACATCACGATCGACAGCAGCGACAAGACCGCCGCGGACGAAATCCGCGATCTGGTCGGCGGCCGCGGCGTTGCCGTGGCGCTCGATTTCGTCGGCGCACAGCCGACGATCGATCTTGCCGCAAGCGTGGTCGGTCGCGACAGCCGGCTGAGCGTCGTCGGCCTTGCCGGGGGCGTCGTGAAATACAGCGCGGACAATACGCCCTACGGAACCCAGGTGACCATTCCCTATTGGGGTACGCGCGCCGAGCTGATGGAAGTGATCGCGCTGGCCGAAAGCGGGCGCATCAAGGCGCAGGTCGAAAAGCACGCGCTGGCGGATGCACCCGAGGTCTATGACCGCCTGCGCGAAGGCAAGGTGAACGGGCGCGCCGTACTGGTACCCTGA
- the rpsA gene encoding 30S ribosomal protein S1 codes for MATTANPSRDDFAAMLEQTLGGADSFEGRVVIGTVTGIENDLAVIDVGLKSEGRVPLREFAAPGQKAELSVGDEVEVYIDRVENANGEAMLSRDRARREAAWDKLEAEFAENNRVEGVIFGRVKGGFTVDLNGAVAFLPGSQVDIRPVRDVTPLMDIPQPFQILKMDRKRGNIVVSRRAVLEETRAEQRSGLIQSLTEGQVIDGVVKNITDYGAFVDLGGIDGLLHVTDLSYKRVNHPSEMLGIGDTVKVQIIRINRETQRISLGMKQLESDPWEGASAKYPVGAKITGRVTNITEYGAFVELEPGIEGLVHVSEMSWTKKNVHPGKIVSTSQEVEVMVLEVDEDKRRISLGLKQAQQNPWEAFAEAHPVGSQVEGEVKNATEFGLFVGLDNDVDGMVHMSDIAWGISGEDALNLHRKGETVQAVVLAVEPDKERISLGMKQLERGAPTAGAAVASGDRLNKGAIVTVTVLEVRDAGLEVQAGEDGQTGFIKRTDLGRDRDEQRPERFQVGQKFDAMVTGTDRSKKPTFSVKAMQIAEEKQAVAQYGSSDSGASLGDILGEALKQRGGDQE; via the coding sequence ATGGCCACTACGGCAAACCCGAGCCGCGACGATTTCGCGGCAATGCTCGAGCAGACGCTCGGCGGCGCTGACAGCTTCGAAGGCCGCGTCGTCATCGGCACCGTCACCGGCATCGAAAACGACCTCGCCGTCATCGACGTGGGTCTCAAGAGCGAAGGCCGCGTGCCGCTGCGTGAATTCGCCGCGCCGGGCCAGAAGGCCGAACTGAGCGTCGGCGACGAAGTCGAAGTCTATATCGACCGCGTCGAGAATGCGAACGGCGAAGCGATGCTGAGCCGCGACCGCGCCCGCCGCGAAGCCGCCTGGGACAAGCTCGAAGCCGAATTTGCAGAAAACAATCGCGTCGAAGGCGTCATCTTCGGCCGCGTGAAGGGCGGCTTCACTGTCGACCTGAACGGCGCCGTCGCCTTCCTGCCGGGCAGCCAGGTCGATATCCGTCCGGTGCGTGACGTCACGCCGCTGATGGACATCCCCCAGCCCTTCCAGATCCTCAAGATGGACCGCAAGCGCGGCAACATCGTCGTGTCGCGTCGCGCGGTGCTCGAGGAAACCCGCGCCGAACAGCGTTCGGGCCTGATCCAGAGCCTGACCGAAGGCCAGGTGATCGACGGCGTCGTCAAGAACATCACCGATTACGGTGCGTTCGTTGACCTGGGCGGCATCGACGGCCTGCTGCACGTCACCGACCTCAGCTACAAGCGCGTCAATCACCCGAGCGAAATGCTGGGTATCGGCGACACGGTGAAGGTGCAGATCATCCGCATCAACCGCGAGACGCAGCGCATCAGCCTGGGCATGAAGCAGCTCGAAAGCGATCCGTGGGAAGGCGCATCGGCCAAGTATCCGGTCGGCGCGAAGATCACCGGCCGCGTCACCAACATCACCGAATATGGTGCGTTCGTGGAACTGGAGCCGGGCATCGAAGGCCTGGTCCATGTCAGCGAAATGAGCTGGACCAAGAAGAACGTCCATCCGGGCAAGATCGTGTCGACTTCGCAGGAAGTCGAAGTGATGGTGCTCGAGGTCGACGAGGACAAGCGCCGCATCTCGCTCGGTCTCAAGCAGGCCCAGCAGAATCCGTGGGAAGCCTTCGCCGAAGCGCATCCCGTCGGCTCGCAGGTCGAAGGCGAAGTCAAGAACGCCACCGAATTCGGCCTGTTCGTCGGTCTCGACAACGATGTCGACGGCATGGTCCACATGTCGGACATCGCCTGGGGCATTTCGGGCGAGGACGCGCTCAACCTGCACCGCAAGGGTGAGACGGTTCAGGCCGTCGTGCTGGCCGTCGAACCGGACAAGGAGCGCATCAGCCTGGGTATGAAGCAGCTCGAACGTGGCGCACCGACCGCTGGTGCCGCCGTCGCTTCGGGCGACCGCCTCAACAAGGGCGCGATCGTCACCGTCACCGTTCTCGAAGTCCGCGACGCGGGCCTCGAAGTGCAGGCGGGCGAAGACGGCCAGACCGGCTTCATCAAGCGCACCGACCTTGGCCGCGACCGCGACGAGCAGCGCCCGGAACGCTTCCAGGTCGGCCAGAAGTTCGACGCGATGGTGACCGGTACCGACCGGTCGAAAAAGCCGACCTTCTCGGTCAAGGCGATGCAGATCGCCGAAGAGAAGCAGGCAGTTGCACAATATGGCTCGTCCGACTCGGGGGCGTCGCTCGGCGACATCCTCGGCGAAGCGCTCAAGCAGCGCGGCGGCGATCAGGAATAA
- a CDS encoding integration host factor subunit beta, with amino-acid sequence MIRSELVQKLAQQNPDLSAREVEKLVSVFFDEIVQRLSEGGRVELRGFGAFSTRARDARVGRNPRTGEAVEVDAKRVPYFKPGKEMRERLNV; translated from the coding sequence ATGATCCGATCCGAACTCGTTCAGAAGTTGGCGCAACAGAACCCCGATCTATCGGCGCGTGAAGTCGAAAAGCTCGTATCGGTCTTTTTCGACGAGATCGTTCAGCGACTGAGCGAGGGAGGCCGTGTCGAACTGCGCGGCTTCGGTGCTTTTTCGACCCGCGCGCGCGATGCGCGTGTCGGTCGCAATCCCCGCACCGGCGAAGCGGTGGAAGTCGACGCCAAGCGCGTCCCCTATTTCAAGCCCGGCAAGGAAATGCGCGAGCGGCTCAACGTCTGA